The uncultured Cohaesibacter sp. genome window below encodes:
- the paaZ gene encoding phenylacetic acid degradation bifunctional protein PaaZ, with protein MKDVTLSPRRLESYVAGAWRTGEGEGEPVANAATGAVHALISTEGLDLGGALEWGRAVGGPALRAMTIHQRALMLKALGLKLMDLKEEFYEESFATGATRADSWPDIEGGIGTMLTFASKARREFPNARVLTEGPVEVLSRDASFMGQHILSPMEGVAIHINAYNFPVWGMLEKIAPSLIAGMPCLVKPATQTAYLTELVVRRMLETGLLPDGALQIVTGDPRDLLDHVTEQDVVTFTGSATTGQRLKAKSSIIANSVRFTMEADSLNASVLGGDAGPGTPEFDLFVREVAREMTAKAGQKCTAIRRILVPRAHEAAVVDALKARLGQVPIGLPSDPSVRMGALVSLRDRETVRVRVRELMTEAEIVAGDPDSCALVSGDDVAGAFMAPVLLRCANPLSSEAVHGVEAFGPVATLMPYDAPEEAITLARKGRGSLVSSVFTDDAGLAAKMATGLASFHGRVMIGNRASAKSSTGHGSPLAPLVHGGPGRAGGGEEMGGMRGVKHFMQRSAIQGPPSMLSAVTGQWVEGAPAQQDIHPFRKSLADLRIGDQIVTARRDVTEADVEHFAHFTGDTFYAHMDSDAAKANPFFEDRVAHGYLIASFAAGLFVDPEPGPVLANYGVDNLRFMMPVYFGDSLGVRLTCKEINPRENADHGEVRWDCQVTNQRDEVVAQYDVLTMVAKTWPMTMSEAAE; from the coding sequence ATGAAGGACGTGACCCTGTCACCACGCCGTCTGGAAAGCTATGTTGCCGGCGCCTGGCGTACAGGTGAAGGTGAGGGAGAGCCTGTGGCCAATGCGGCGACGGGAGCAGTCCATGCCCTGATCAGCACCGAGGGACTTGATCTTGGGGGCGCTCTTGAATGGGGCCGCGCTGTTGGTGGACCAGCCCTCAGGGCCATGACGATCCATCAACGGGCGCTGATGCTCAAGGCTCTGGGGCTAAAGCTGATGGACCTCAAGGAAGAGTTCTACGAGGAAAGCTTTGCCACAGGGGCCACGCGCGCGGATTCCTGGCCCGACATCGAAGGCGGCATCGGCACGATGCTGACTTTCGCTTCCAAGGCCCGGCGGGAGTTTCCCAATGCCCGCGTGCTGACCGAAGGCCCGGTTGAAGTGTTGTCGCGGGACGCAAGCTTCATGGGCCAGCACATTCTCTCGCCGATGGAAGGAGTGGCCATTCATATCAATGCCTACAACTTCCCGGTCTGGGGGATGCTGGAGAAAATCGCGCCGTCCCTGATTGCCGGCATGCCGTGTCTGGTCAAGCCAGCGACCCAGACGGCCTATCTTACGGAACTGGTCGTGCGGCGTATGCTGGAGACCGGCCTTCTTCCCGATGGAGCGTTGCAGATCGTCACTGGCGATCCGCGAGATCTTCTGGACCATGTGACCGAGCAGGATGTTGTGACCTTCACCGGCTCGGCGACGACAGGGCAGAGGCTCAAGGCGAAGTCGTCCATCATTGCCAATTCCGTTCGCTTCACCATGGAGGCGGACAGTCTCAATGCGTCGGTGCTGGGGGGAGATGCCGGTCCGGGCACGCCAGAGTTCGATCTGTTCGTGCGCGAGGTTGCCCGCGAGATGACGGCCAAGGCAGGGCAGAAATGCACTGCGATCCGCCGCATCTTGGTGCCCCGTGCGCATGAAGCAGCTGTGGTCGATGCGCTCAAGGCGCGGCTCGGGCAGGTGCCGATCGGCCTGCCTTCCGATCCATCCGTGCGTATGGGGGCACTCGTCTCGCTGCGGGACCGTGAAACTGTCCGTGTCCGCGTCCGCGAACTGATGACCGAAGCGGAGATCGTTGCCGGTGATCCCGACAGCTGCGCACTGGTCTCCGGCGACGATGTGGCGGGTGCCTTCATGGCGCCTGTGCTGTTGCGCTGTGCCAACCCTCTGTCGTCTGAAGCTGTGCACGGGGTCGAGGCTTTCGGGCCGGTGGCGACACTGATGCCGTATGACGCCCCCGAGGAAGCCATCACACTGGCTCGCAAGGGGCGCGGCTCGCTTGTCTCGTCGGTCTTTACCGATGACGCTGGTCTTGCTGCCAAAATGGCGACCGGATTGGCGTCCTTCCATGGTCGGGTGATGATCGGCAACCGCGCGTCGGCCAAAAGCTCCACGGGGCATGGCTCACCGTTGGCTCCGCTTGTCCACGGCGGCCCCGGTCGCGCAGGTGGCGGCGAGGAAATGGGCGGTATGCGCGGGGTCAAGCATTTCATGCAGCGGTCTGCCATTCAGGGGCCGCCGTCGATGCTGTCGGCGGTCACCGGTCAATGGGTGGAAGGCGCACCTGCGCAACAGGATATTCATCCCTTCCGCAAGTCGCTGGCCGACCTCCGCATCGGCGATCAGATCGTCACGGCCAGACGAGACGTGACTGAGGCTGATGTCGAACACTTTGCCCATTTCACCGGCGATACCTTCTATGCCCACATGGACAGCGACGCGGCGAAAGCCAATCCCTTCTTTGAGGATCGCGTGGCGCACGGCTATCTCATCGCCTCCTTCGCCGCCGGGTTGTTCGTCGATCCGGAACCGGGGCCGGTGCTGGCGAACTATGGCGTCGACAATCTGCGTTTCATGATGCCGGTCTATTTTGGCGATAGCCTCGGGGTTCGCCTGACCTGCAAGGAGATCAACCCTCGGGAGAATGCCGACCATGGGGAAGTCCGCTGGGATTGTCAGGTGACCAACCAGAGAGACGAGGTGGTGGCGCAATATGACGTGCTGACCATGGTGGCAAAGACCTGGCCAATGACAATGTCGGAAGCAGCAGAATAG
- a CDS encoding Phenylacetic acid catabolic protein has protein sequence MMNDADTMSIEDYLAGGGKLSSPDNVPPRYRAELLRLMSSFVDSELAGSAGFADAINWAPGISQRIAASRIVLEKAASAEKVLDLMEDFGTDKALYNRAHDWATRQPRDANVDPRRQGGDMRLSVFHAPLISWTDACVMNLLMGLATGIQLRELAQVSYIPLADEIRDIIPVEARHKELGRVGLVEICATEDGRSEATASVDYWFPRVADSFGAVGSGRFERLARMGLRHRSNKDQLEEWTQAAQAQLAALKIR, from the coding sequence ATGATGAATGACGCTGACACGATGTCCATCGAGGACTATCTGGCCGGGGGTGGCAAACTGTCCTCGCCGGACAATGTGCCGCCACGCTATCGCGCCGAACTGTTGCGGCTGATGTCCTCCTTTGTCGACAGCGAGCTGGCAGGATCGGCGGGGTTTGCCGATGCCATCAACTGGGCTCCAGGAATTTCCCAGCGCATCGCCGCCAGCCGGATTGTGCTGGAAAAGGCAGCCAGTGCCGAGAAGGTGCTCGACCTCATGGAAGACTTCGGTACCGACAAGGCGCTCTATAACCGGGCGCATGATTGGGCCACCCGTCAGCCGAGGGATGCAAACGTCGACCCGCGCCGTCAGGGTGGAGACATGCGTCTGTCCGTCTTTCACGCACCGCTGATCAGCTGGACGGATGCCTGCGTGATGAACCTCTTGATGGGGCTTGCAACGGGTATTCAGCTGAGGGAACTGGCTCAGGTCTCCTATATCCCGCTTGCCGATGAGATCAGGGACATCATCCCCGTCGAGGCGCGGCACAAGGAACTGGGGCGTGTCGGGCTTGTCGAAATCTGCGCAACCGAAGACGGGCGCTCAGAGGCCACAGCTTCCGTGGACTACTGGTTCCCAAGGGTTGCGGACAGCTTTGGCGCGGTCGGGTCCGGGCGTTTTGAGCGGCTGGCCCGCATGGGGCTTCGTCATCGCTCCAACAAGGATCAGCTTGAAGAATGGACCCAAGCTGCCCAAGCGCAGCTTGCTGCTCTCAAAATCCGCTAA
- the paaE gene encoding 1,2-phenylacetyl-CoA epoxidase subunit PaaE → MSRFTPLEVTDVRRETRDAVVLTLKPDPADAEAFAFTQGQYLTFRRMFGAEELRRSYSICSGVDDGCLKVGIKRVEGGAFSTWANEEVKVGDHIDAMPPMGRFFTPIDPAAAKTYLGFAAGSGITPVISIIKTILTREPQSTFTLVYANRQMHSIMFREELEDLKNIYLGRLSVIHILKSEGQEIDLFTGRIDDHKLDALFDLWIDAESVDTAFICGPEALMLTIAENLRKHGIADEQIKFELFASSQPGRAVKPAVSRETSVTGNSCAVSVTLDGATRSFTMPKDGNSILDAAVANDMDAPYSCKAGVCSTCRARVLEGEVEMAVNHALEDYEVRAGYVLSCQCVPVSDKVVLSYDE, encoded by the coding sequence ATGTCACGATTTACTCCGCTTGAAGTGACCGATGTGCGACGCGAGACCCGCGACGCTGTGGTCCTGACCCTGAAACCGGATCCGGCCGACGCCGAGGCCTTTGCCTTCACGCAAGGGCAATATCTGACCTTCCGCCGGATGTTTGGCGCAGAAGAGCTGCGCCGCTCCTATTCCATCTGTTCGGGCGTTGATGACGGCTGCCTCAAGGTGGGGATCAAGCGCGTTGAGGGTGGGGCTTTCTCGACCTGGGCCAATGAAGAGGTCAAGGTCGGCGACCATATCGATGCCATGCCGCCAATGGGCCGTTTCTTCACCCCGATCGATCCGGCTGCTGCCAAGACCTATCTCGGCTTTGCCGCAGGGTCCGGCATCACGCCGGTGATCTCGATCATCAAGACGATTCTGACCCGCGAGCCCCAGTCGACCTTCACGCTGGTCTATGCCAACCGGCAGATGCATTCCATCATGTTCCGCGAGGAACTCGAGGACCTGAAGAATATCTATCTTGGCCGCTTGTCGGTGATCCATATCCTCAAGAGCGAAGGACAGGAGATAGACCTCTTCACGGGACGGATCGATGACCATAAGCTCGATGCGCTGTTCGATCTCTGGATCGACGCAGAGAGCGTGGATACGGCCTTCATCTGCGGCCCGGAAGCGCTGATGCTGACCATAGCCGAGAATCTGCGCAAGCATGGCATTGCCGACGAGCAGATCAAGTTCGAGCTGTTTGCCTCTTCCCAGCCCGGTAGGGCGGTGAAACCGGCGGTTTCCAGAGAGACCTCAGTGACCGGCAACAGCTGTGCGGTATCCGTGACGCTTGATGGCGCCACCCGCAGTTTTACCATGCCCAAGGACGGCAATTCGATCCTTGATGCCGCCGTGGCCAATGACATGGATGCGCCTTACTCCTGCAAGGCCGGGGTCTGTTCGACCTGTCGTGCCCGCGTTCTGGAAGGGGAGGTCGAGATGGCAGTCAACCATGCACTCGAGGACTACGAGGTACGGGCGGGCTATGTGCTCTCGTGCCAGTGTGTTCCCGTATCCGACAAGGTGGTGCTGAGCTATGATGAATGA
- the paaD gene encoding 1,2-phenylacetyl-CoA epoxidase subunit PaaD, with amino-acid sequence MAATLNTSAVLPTVDVVWRWLAEVPDPEIPVVSVTELGIVRSVHYDGDTLVVAVTPTYSGCPATAVIDLAIEEKLRAKGTDKLRLERRLSPPWTSDWVTAEAREKLRAFGIAPPIDGTSASGVMAARARRMTGKGNLVVACPRCGSTHTERVSQFGSTPCKASWRCKDCLEPFDYFKCI; translated from the coding sequence ATGGCAGCAACCCTCAACACATCCGCGGTGCTGCCGACTGTCGACGTCGTCTGGCGCTGGTTGGCCGAGGTGCCTGACCCGGAGATCCCCGTTGTCTCCGTTACGGAACTGGGGATCGTCCGGTCGGTGCATTATGACGGTGACACGCTCGTTGTTGCCGTTACTCCGACCTACTCGGGTTGCCCGGCCACAGCGGTGATCGATCTCGCCATCGAGGAAAAGCTGCGCGCGAAGGGCACGGACAAGCTGCGGCTTGAACGGCGCCTGTCACCGCCATGGACCAGCGACTGGGTCACAGCCGAGGCGCGCGAGAAGCTTCGCGCCTTTGGCATCGCGCCGCCGATTGACGGAACATCCGCCAGTGGCGTGATGGCTGCCCGCGCCCGCCGCATGACTGGCAAGGGCAATCTGGTGGTCGCCTGCCCGCGCTGCGGATCTACCCATACCGAGCGGGTCAGCCAGTTTGGTTCGACCCCATGCAAGGCCTCCTGGCGCTGCAAGGACTGTCTGGAACCCTTTGACTATTTCAAATGCATCTGA
- the paaC gene encoding 1,2-phenylacetyl-CoA epoxidase subunit PaaC produces MNKTTVQAVSNPVEDAFVADAALAPAFFAWLCRMGDNALILGHRVSEWCGHAPALEEDIAMANTALDLIGHTQMWLGLAGEVEGKGRDADALAYLRDALQFRNLLLCELPNGDMGLTLMRQFLFDARHHLMLEWLTRSASPRVAEIAAKAVKESSYHLERSSDLVVRLGDGTEESHRRMQAAVEQLWPYVDEMFVTDAVDDAMAAAGIAPRPCDLRKEWDETVRSVFSEATLDVPGPAGFAQTGGNLGRHTEHLGYILAEMQFLQRAYPGASW; encoded by the coding sequence ATGAATAAAACGACCGTGCAAGCTGTTTCGAACCCGGTCGAGGACGCCTTTGTCGCCGATGCGGCACTGGCGCCAGCCTTCTTTGCGTGGCTCTGCCGGATGGGAGACAATGCACTCATTCTGGGCCACCGGGTATCGGAATGGTGCGGACATGCGCCCGCGCTGGAAGAAGACATCGCCATGGCCAATACGGCACTGGACCTCATCGGCCACACCCAGATGTGGCTGGGGCTCGCCGGTGAGGTGGAAGGCAAGGGCAGGGACGCGGACGCATTGGCCTATTTGCGCGATGCGCTGCAATTCCGCAATCTTCTGCTCTGCGAGCTGCCAAATGGGGACATGGGGCTCACGCTGATGCGGCAGTTCCTGTTCGATGCCCGCCATCACCTGATGCTGGAATGGTTGACGCGATCGGCCAGTCCACGGGTGGCCGAAATTGCTGCCAAGGCCGTCAAGGAGTCCAGCTATCATCTGGAGCGCTCATCGGATCTGGTCGTCCGGCTTGGCGATGGAACGGAGGAAAGCCATCGGCGCATGCAGGCCGCCGTCGAACAGCTTTGGCCCTATGTGGACGAGATGTTTGTGACTGACGCCGTCGATGACGCCATGGCGGCCGCAGGGATTGCACCCAGACCTTGCGACTTGCGCAAGGAGTGGGATGAAACGGTCCGCTCGGTCTTTTCCGAGGCTACGCTCGATGTGCCGGGGCCTGCAGGCTTTGCCCAGACCGGGGGAAATCTGGGACGGCACACGGAGCATCTTGGTTATATTCTGGCCGAAATGCAGTTCCTGCAGAGGGCCTATCCGGGAGCCAGTTGGTAG
- the paaB gene encoding 1,2-phenylacetyl-CoA epoxidase subunit PaaB, producing the protein MSRKEWPLWEVFIRGQHGLNHRHVGSLHAPDAEMAIHHARDVYTRRKEGVSIWVVKSNDITASSPSEKGPLFDPAETKAYRHPTFFDIPDEVGHM; encoded by the coding sequence ATGTCTAGAAAAGAATGGCCACTGTGGGAAGTCTTCATTCGCGGGCAGCACGGGCTGAACCATCGCCATGTGGGAAGCCTGCATGCGCCGGATGCCGAAATGGCGATCCACCATGCCCGTGACGTCTATACCCGTCGCAAGGAAGGCGTTTCGATCTGGGTGGTGAAGTCCAACGACATCACCGCATCGAGCCCGTCCGAGAAGGGGCCACTGTTCGATCCGGCCGAGACCAAGGCCTATCGGCACCCGACCTTCTTCGATATTCCCGATGAAGTGGGGCATATGTGA
- the paaA gene encoding 1,2-phenylacetyl-CoA epoxidase subunit PaaA — MYAQMVKSEGMKSRDEMSPEELAFQDRIDRGEKIEPKEWMPEGYRKTLIRQIGQHAHSEIVGQLPEGNWITRAPTLERKAILLAKVQDEAGHGLYLYSAAETLGVSRDDLMEKLHSGAMKYSSIFNYPTLNWADMGAVGWLVDGAAIMNQVPLQRTSYGPYSRAMIRICKEESFHQRQGYAIMMKMAAGTPAQKEMAQDALNRFWYPSLMMFGPSDAESVHSAQSMAWKIKINTNDELRQKFVDQTVPQAHYLGLSIPDENLKWNEEKGGYDFSEPDWSEFFEVIKGNGPCNRERLGARVKAWDDGEWFREGLYAHAEKAAHRRMVATTAAE; from the coding sequence ATGTATGCTCAGATGGTGAAATCGGAAGGAATGAAGTCTCGGGACGAGATGTCGCCTGAAGAACTGGCTTTTCAGGACCGGATCGACCGGGGCGAAAAGATCGAACCCAAGGAATGGATGCCGGAAGGCTATCGCAAGACGCTGATCCGCCAGATCGGACAGCACGCCCATTCCGAAATCGTCGGTCAGCTGCCGGAAGGCAACTGGATCACCCGCGCACCGACACTGGAACGCAAGGCGATCCTGCTGGCCAAGGTGCAGGACGAGGCCGGGCACGGGCTCTATCTCTATTCGGCGGCGGAAACGCTTGGTGTCAGCCGTGACGATCTGATGGAGAAGCTTCACTCGGGTGCCATGAAATACAGCTCGATCTTCAACTACCCCACCCTGAATTGGGCCGACATGGGAGCGGTGGGCTGGCTGGTTGACGGCGCTGCGATCATGAACCAGGTGCCGTTGCAGCGGACCTCCTACGGACCCTATAGCCGGGCGATGATCCGCATCTGCAAGGAAGAGAGTTTCCACCAACGTCAGGGCTACGCGATCATGATGAAGATGGCCGCAGGCACTCCGGCGCAGAAGGAAATGGCGCAGGATGCGCTCAACCGCTTCTGGTATCCGTCACTGATGATGTTCGGTCCTTCCGATGCCGAGTCCGTCCATTCCGCCCAGTCCATGGCCTGGAAGATCAAGATCAACACCAACGATGAACTGAGACAGAAGTTTGTCGATCAGACCGTGCCGCAAGCCCATTATCTCGGCCTTTCCATTCCGGACGAAAATCTCAAGTGGAACGAGGAAAAGGGCGGTTACGACTTCAGCGAGCCGGACTGGTCCGAGTTCTTCGAGGTGATCAAGGGCAATGGCCCGTGCAACCGTGAACGTCTGGGCGCGCGCGTCAAGGCCTGGGATGATGGGGAGTGGTTCCGGGAAGGGCTTTATGCACACGCGGAAAAGGCCGCCCATCGCCGAATGGTGGCGACGACGGCTGCCGAGTAA
- the pcaF gene encoding 3-oxoadipyl-CoA thiolase produces the protein MSEAFVCDAVRTPIGRYGGALSEVRADDLAAVPLKALLERNPQMDWERVDDVILGCANQAGEDNRNVARMAVLLAGLPVEVPGTTVNRLCGSGMDAIGLAARTIRSGDGDILVAGGVESMSRAPFVVAKAISPFSRNAEMYDTTIGWRFKNAALHKVHGTHSMPETADNVAADYGISRADQDRFAAESQRRWDVAQKAGIFADEIVPVTIPRRKGDPIIIDTDEHPRPDTSVETLAKLRGVNGPELTVTAGNASGVNDGAAGVIVASETAAQANGLTPKARIVAMAAAGVPPRVMGIGPVPATRRVLERAGLSLDQMDVIELNEAFAAQSLAVLRELGLPEDGAHINANGGAIAMGHPLGMSGARLVLHSTYQLHRTGGRYALCTMCVGVGQGIAIILERV, from the coding sequence ATGTCGGAAGCTTTTGTTTGCGACGCAGTGCGGACGCCGATCGGGCGATATGGGGGCGCCTTGTCCGAGGTGCGAGCAGACGATCTGGCCGCAGTTCCATTGAAGGCGCTGCTCGAGCGCAATCCGCAAATGGACTGGGAGCGCGTTGATGACGTGATCCTAGGCTGCGCCAATCAGGCGGGCGAGGACAATCGCAATGTCGCCCGTATGGCCGTGCTGCTGGCTGGCCTGCCTGTCGAGGTTCCGGGAACGACGGTCAATCGGCTTTGCGGCTCCGGCATGGATGCCATCGGGCTGGCGGCCAGAACGATCCGCTCCGGTGATGGCGACATTCTGGTGGCAGGTGGTGTCGAGAGCATGAGCCGTGCACCGTTCGTGGTGGCCAAGGCGATCAGCCCCTTTTCCCGCAATGCCGAAATGTATGACACGACCATCGGCTGGCGTTTCAAGAATGCCGCATTGCACAAGGTTCATGGTACCCACAGCATGCCGGAAACGGCGGACAATGTGGCGGCCGACTATGGCATTTCGCGCGCGGATCAGGATCGGTTTGCCGCAGAAAGCCAGCGCCGCTGGGATGTTGCCCAGAAGGCCGGGATCTTTGCCGATGAAATTGTGCCGGTCACCATCCCTCGCCGCAAGGGAGATCCGATCATCATCGATACCGACGAACATCCCCGGCCGGACACCAGCGTTGAAACGCTGGCAAAGCTGCGCGGTGTGAACGGACCCGAGCTGACGGTCACTGCAGGCAATGCCTCGGGTGTCAATGACGGCGCAGCGGGCGTGATTGTTGCTTCCGAGACAGCGGCTCAGGCCAATGGATTGACGCCCAAGGCGCGCATTGTCGCCATGGCAGCAGCAGGGGTTCCCCCCCGGGTGATGGGGATCGGGCCGGTGCCTGCGACCCGGCGGGTTCTGGAACGGGCCGGGCTGTCGCTTGATCAGATGGATGTTATCGAACTCAACGAAGCCTTCGCGGCGCAGTCGCTGGCCGTCTTGCGCGAACTCGGTTTGCCCGAGGACGGGGCTCACATCAATGCCAATGGCGGCGCGATCGCCATGGGTCATCCGCTGGGGATGTCGGGCGCGCGGCTTGTGCTGCACTCCACCTACCAGCTCCACCGCACGGGTGGGCGTTATGCGCTTTGCACCATGTGCGTCGGGGTTGGGCAGGGCATCGCTATCATTCTGGAACGCGTCTGA
- a CDS encoding LysE family translocator: MDFVVWLSFVAIATTNIVTPGPAILNTIRRATQLGLRKTIPTILGNALGLAVAGGFCAGGVATFVMASELLWTLFHWLGVGYLVWLGLKLIFVREELDLSGEARRGVPARQLFIEAFTLAVSNPKAVLFFVAIFPQVMDASRPVLPQAVILVSTFCAISIGSLFSYSTLASLLRGRFLTQRRYRVFRTVSGALLLGFAGKLAREVR; encoded by the coding sequence ATGGATTTCGTTGTCTGGCTGTCTTTCGTTGCCATCGCCACCACCAATATCGTCACGCCGGGTCCCGCCATTCTCAATACCATCCGAAGAGCCACCCAGTTGGGACTGAGAAAAACCATTCCCACCATTCTGGGCAATGCGCTCGGGCTGGCCGTTGCTGGCGGTTTCTGCGCCGGAGGGGTGGCGACATTCGTCATGGCGTCGGAACTGCTCTGGACCCTGTTCCATTGGTTGGGTGTCGGCTATCTGGTCTGGCTCGGGTTGAAGCTGATTTTTGTGCGGGAAGAGCTGGACCTGTCAGGCGAGGCGCGTCGCGGGGTGCCGGCAAGACAGCTTTTTATCGAGGCCTTCACCTTGGCGGTATCCAATCCCAAGGCGGTGCTGTTCTTCGTGGCGATTTTCCCGCAGGTGATGGATGCCAGTCGGCCAGTCCTGCCGCAGGCGGTCATTCTGGTTTCAACATTCTGTGCCATCTCAATCGGATCCCTCTTCAGCTATTCGACACTGGCCTCGCTGTTGCGTGGACGCTTCCTGACCCAGCGCCGGTATCGCGTCTTCCGCACGGTCTCCGGAGCGCTGCTGCTTGGCTTTGCTGGCAAGCTGGCAAGGGAAGTCCGCTAG
- a CDS encoding asparaginase gives MAILLIHAGGTIGMVESDEGFSPAQGVVEDHVNQQVAEGLFPPMDIIRLDPLIDSANATPHDWHRIAITIAEKMEAYDGFIVAHGTDTLAYTAAALTFALEGLAKPVILTGAMLPIGVEGSDGPENLAASVSHVQKAPAGVWVQFAGRHLHGSRVRKSHSRQFDAFAADPGEYPPLRSGPAFRLHQPRPWNIVILAVAPGMSDNVARYAAETCDGIVLRCYGSGTVPHSEGLEKALATAWQRGCPVFAVSQCPEGGLALGTYAAGAVLKKYNVIDGRDITLEAAYAKLVFILSQEANFDRQRQMLQTPLAGEMHTAN, from the coding sequence ATGGCGATACTTCTCATTCACGCAGGCGGCACCATCGGCATGGTTGAGAGCGACGAGGGATTTTCCCCGGCCCAAGGCGTGGTCGAGGATCATGTCAACCAGCAAGTGGCTGAAGGGCTCTTCCCGCCCATGGACATCATACGCCTTGATCCGCTGATCGACAGCGCCAACGCCACGCCCCATGACTGGCACCGTATCGCCATCACGATTGCCGAAAAAATGGAGGCCTATGATGGTTTCATCGTGGCCCATGGCACCGATACTCTGGCCTACACGGCGGCTGCCCTGACCTTTGCCCTCGAGGGTCTTGCCAAACCCGTCATTCTGACCGGAGCAATGCTGCCGATCGGGGTAGAAGGCTCGGACGGACCGGAAAATCTCGCGGCCTCGGTCTCCCATGTGCAGAAGGCCCCCGCCGGTGTCTGGGTCCAGTTTGCCGGCCGCCATCTGCATGGCTCGCGCGTTCGCAAGTCCCATTCCCGCCAGTTTGATGCCTTTGCTGCCGATCCGGGAGAATATCCGCCGCTGCGCTCTGGCCCGGCCTTTCGCCTGCATCAGCCGCGGCCCTGGAATATCGTCATTCTCGCCGTTGCGCCTGGCATGTCTGACAATGTCGCCCGCTACGCTGCCGAAACCTGTGACGGCATTGTCCTTCGCTGCTATGGCTCCGGCACCGTGCCCCATAGCGAGGGATTGGAGAAGGCACTGGCAACCGCATGGCAAAGAGGCTGCCCGGTGTTTGCCGTCAGTCAGTGCCCGGAAGGCGGGCTGGCGCTCGGTACCTACGCCGCCGGTGCCGTACTCAAGAAATACAACGTCATCGACGGGCGCGACATCACCCTTGAAGCCGCCTATGCCAAGCTGGTGTTCATCCTCTCGCAGGAGGCCAATTTCGACCGTCAACGCCAGATGCTGCAGACGCCGTTGGCCGGTGAGATGCACACGGCCAATTAA
- a CDS encoding ABC transporter substrate-binding protein — MKKVCLAPLAVLAGLGGTMLPAMACDVEVGMVMELTGPAGVYGQAGAKAVEMAFKDMNDAGGVLGCSLKADTRDSQSQGNVAVDQATQLVNIKHVPVVIGGIISSVSLPILTSVTAPAKVVQVSPASSSPTLTQLGKEGKTGGYFFRTITSDALQGTAAAQYAIDKGLKKLAIIHVNNDFGVNMMREFSSTFEALGGEITSVTAYNEKQANYSSEATAALSGDPEALYLVSYPVDGATIARAWISNGGPQKFLLNDGMNSSDFIKAVGAQYLNEAYGTSSGTDETASTKYFYDNFAAVSGGIAPDAPAADRSYDAGAIVGLAIAKAGEAKADKIRDAIFEVTGTEGTPIYAGPEEFKKALELIKKGEKIRYEGVIGPVGFDQYGDITGPFRLWKIADGSIETTGMMQADEVAAIKAKVAK, encoded by the coding sequence ATGAAGAAAGTCTGTTTAGCACCATTGGCCGTTCTGGCGGGTCTTGGTGGCACCATGCTGCCCGCCATGGCGTGCGATGTCGAAGTTGGCATGGTCATGGAATTGACCGGACCAGCTGGCGTTTATGGCCAGGCTGGTGCCAAGGCCGTCGAAATGGCCTTCAAGGATATGAACGATGCTGGCGGTGTGCTGGGCTGTTCGCTGAAAGCCGACACCCGTGACAGCCAGAGCCAGGGCAACGTGGCCGTCGATCAGGCAACGCAGCTGGTCAACATCAAGCATGTGCCGGTCGTCATCGGTGGCATCATCTCCTCGGTTTCCCTGCCGATCCTCACCTCGGTGACGGCACCTGCCAAGGTGGTTCAGGTTTCTCCGGCTTCTTCTTCCCCGACGCTCACCCAGTTGGGCAAGGAAGGCAAGACGGGCGGCTATTTCTTCCGCACCATCACCTCTGATGCCCTGCAGGGAACGGCTGCTGCGCAGTATGCCATCGACAAGGGCCTCAAGAAGCTGGCCATCATTCACGTCAACAATGACTTTGGCGTCAACATGATGCGTGAATTCTCCTCCACCTTCGAGGCACTCGGCGGCGAAATCACGTCCGTTACCGCCTATAACGAAAAGCAGGCCAACTATTCCTCGGAAGCCACTGCTGCCCTGTCCGGTGATCCGGAAGCGCTCTATCTCGTCAGCTATCCGGTTGACGGAGCGACCATCGCCCGTGCCTGGATCTCCAATGGTGGCCCGCAGAAATTCCTGCTCAATGATGGCATGAACTCCTCCGACTTCATCAAGGCAGTCGGTGCGCAGTATCTCAACGAAGCCTATGGCACCTCTTCGGGCACCGACGAGACTGCTTCGACCAAATATTTCTATGACAATTTCGCTGCCGTCTCTGGTGGTATCGCTCCGGATGCTCCGGCTGCCGACCGCTCCTATGATGCTGGTGCGATCGTCGGTCTGGCTATTGCCAAGGCAGGCGAAGCCAAGGCTGACAAGATCCGTGATGCCATTTTTGAAGTGACTGGCACCGAGGGGACCCCGATTTATGCCGGTCCGGAAGAATTCAAGAAGGCGCTGGAGCTGATCAAGAAGGGCGAGAAAATCCGCTATGAAGGCGTGATCGGCCCGGTTGGCTTCGACCAGTATGGCGATATCACCGGCCCGTTCCGCCTCTGGAAGATTGCGGATGGTTCCATTGAAACCACCGGTATGATGCAGGCTGATGAAGTGGCCGCCATCAAGGCCAAGGTCGCCAAGTAA